A single Aspergillus puulaauensis MK2 DNA, chromosome 7, nearly complete sequence DNA region contains:
- a CDS encoding uncharacterized protein (TransMembrane:1 (o100-119i);~antiSMASH:Cluster_7.4), with protein sequence MVLFIGRAILSWPEMIDCAPNRRINVALAQIPSLLFGWYIHRSEFCISGLRPLCNPTASQDVTRTAMFVRHTCSRKYYQVRRSEVFGSGYMSESWAGLDWVFDIIVQAVAAFWRSIYLFRRV encoded by the coding sequence ATGGTGCTTTTCATTGGCAGAGCCATCTTGTCTTGGCCGGAAATGATCGACTGCGCGCCGAACCGAAGAATCAACGTTGCATTGGCCCAGATTCCGTCTTTATTATTTGGATGGTATATACATAGATCGGAATTCTGCATATCCGGTCTGCGGCCCTTGTGTAACCCGACAGCAAGTCAAGACGTCACGCGAACAGCCATGTTTGTGAGACATACCTGCTCGCGGAAATATTATCAAGTAAGGCGTTCTGAAGTGTTTGGATCTGGCTATATGTCAGAAAGCTGGGCTGGTCTCGACTGGGTCTTTGATATCATTGTACAAGCGGTTGCGGCATTCTGGCGCTCGATATACCTCTTTCGGAGAGTCTGA
- a CDS encoding uncharacterized protein (COG:S;~EggNog:ENOG410Q23K;~InterPro:IPR036404,IPR001229;~antiSMASH:Cluster_7.4): protein MAPKGRVMNGPYGGMGGSYYNAEHGSHKVKKINAWGRSYAGYDVLNGFQFTFDDGQLGPLVGHINANVPGEFEFHDGEKIASMNVYAGDGEGFVNGFKFDTNQGRHFEIGGKEGKNNPLANLGTGDWIAAEGRDPIHGADDVVDNIEIYFNA, encoded by the coding sequence ATGGCCCCAAAAGGCAGAGTTATGAACGGCCCATACGGCGGAATGGGGGGCAGCTACTACAACGCAGAGCACGGATCCCACAAGGTCAAAAAGATCAACGCCTGGGGCCGCAGCTATGCAGGATACGATGTGTTGAATGGATTCCAGTTCACCTTTGACGACGGCCAACTTGGTCCGCTTGTCGGCCACATCAACGCCAACGTCCCAGGGGAATTTGAGTTCCACGATGGTGAGAAGATCGCCTCCATGAATGTGTATGctggagacggtgagggCTTTGTCAATGGCTTCAAGTTCGACACGAACCAGGGCCGCCATTTCGAAATCGGTGGGAAGGAAGGGAAGAACAACCCCCTTGCTAATCTTGGGACTGGCGACTGGATTGCAGCGGAAGGGAGAGATCCTATTCATGGTGCTGACGACGTTGTTGATAATATTGAGATTTACTTCAATGCTTGA
- a CDS encoding DUF3176 domain-containing protein (COG:S;~EggNog:ENOG410PUD7;~InterPro:IPR021514;~PFAM:PF11374;~TransMembrane:4 (i40-64o84-107i128-157o487-509i);~antiSMASH:Cluster_7.4), with protein MMAPENNNEKLAQTSEVDTEPRRKASTEYKRHPVYSPNEWLLESISSIVALGLLIGIAIIFWYMDNKPLSAWRGRVSLNATISILTTACTTALMHGVSTFIGQLKWLHFKNGPRKLAEFETFDGASRGVWGSILMLTTVKWNLATIGAFITILRLAFSPFAQQVVLVEQRDVITPDNAATFGYSYSYSRDLRASLANSGIDSIPQDPGMQSAVLQGLYKIDTSEPFRCPGACRWTDSYISLGFKAECSNVTETVLQSRNCFDDEDGWEVCNMTTPAGLGLSTRYSATSAVTTFALNASSLLNPPSEQELPDVWPEITRFAVYRATSDYNFLANDINVTDCSLSLTAYEYSGAKANGSDFFASRREVDFGVKNPWAYRTTAGGGLLARMYTNETTDGDARIPALEMSYASISAVETFFTSPAILSQWVEGAYVNTNPGVAAALSGDVDLTERFRGMATAMTNHLRYGPNPQTAYGDKVESVPFVSIRWGYFVVPILTESFAIAFAILSIFNNRRSRGIPMWKSSTLAVLACQLEERLGLLKATDKGLVEIQAEAEKASVRLQ; from the exons ATGATGGCTCCGGAGAACAACAACGAGAAGCTTGCCCAGACATCTGAGGTAGACACAGAGCCACGGAGGAAGGCCAGCACCGAGTACAAGCGGCATCCAGTGTACTCCCCAAACGAATGGCTTCTGGAATCCATCAGTTCGATTGTGGCCCTTGGCCTCCTTATTGGGATCGCGATCATCTTCTGGTATATGGACAACAAGCCTCTCTCTGCCTGGCGGGGCCGCGTCTCTCTCAACGCGACAATTTCCATCCTGACAACTGCATGCACCACCGCGCTGATGCACGGAGTAAGCACATTCATAGGACAGTTGAAATGGCTTCACTTCAAGAACGGGCCTCGCAAGCTGGCTGAGTTTGAAACATTCGATGGCGCAAGCCGCGGTGTCTGGGGGTCTATTCTGATGCTCACCACAGTCAAGTGGAATTTGGCCACCATCGGGGCATTCATAACCATCTTGCGACTGGCGTTCTCGCCCTTCGCGCAGCAGGTTGTGTTGGTTGAGCAGCGAGATGTCATCACCCCAGACAATGCCGCCACGTTCGGATACTCGTACAGCTACAGTCGGGATTTACGGGCGTCGCTGGCAAACTCTGGCATTG ACAGCATCCCCCAGGATCCCGGTATGCAGTCCGCCGTCTTGCAGGGCTTGTATAAAATCGACACCTCAGAACCATTCCGCTGCCCCGGGGCATGTCGCTGGACCGACTCATATATATCCCTCGGGTTCAAGGCTGAGTGCAGCAATGTCACTGAGACAGTATTACAGTCGAGGAACTGTTTCGATGACGAAGATGGCTGGGAGGTATGCAACATGACGACGCCCGCCGGGCTCGGGCTTTCGACTCGCTACTCGGCGACCAGCGCAGTGACGACCTTCGCCCTGAATGCAAGCTCACTGCTGAATCCGCCCTCAGAGCAAGAACTGCCCGATGTCTGGCCTGAAATCACGCGATTCGCAGTCTACAGAGCGACGTCCGACTACAATTTCCTAGCGAACGACATCAACGTCACGGACTgctctctctccctcacGGCCTATGAGTACTCCGGCGCAAAGGCCAACGGTAGTGACTTCTTTGCGAGCAGGCGGGAGGTCGACTTCGGCGTAAAGAACCCCTGGGCCTATAGGACCACTGCAGGTGGAGGATTACTCGCGCGCATGTACACCAACGAGACGACGGACGGTGATGCCAGGATTCCTGCTCTTGAAATGAGCTACGCCAGCATCTCCGCGGTGGAGACTTTCTTCACGTCTCCGGCAATTCTCTCCCAGTGGGTCGAAGGGGCCTATGTCAATACAAACCCGGGTGTCGCCGCTGCGCTCTCTGGCGACGTAGACCTCACCGAGCGGTTCCGTGGGATGGCAACTGCCATGACGAACCATCTGCGGTATGGCCCAAACCCGCAGACTGCCTACGGAGACAAAGTCGAGAGTGTACCATTTGTTTCCATCCGTTGGGGCTATTTTGTTGTTCCAATTTTGACGGAGTCGTTCGCAATTGCGTTTGCCATCTTGAGCATTTTCAACAATCGCAGGAGCCGCGGTATTCCCATGTGGAAATCGTCGACGCTGGCCGTCCTGGCCTGTCAGCTCGAGGAGAGACTTGGGCTCCTAAAGGCTACGGACAAGGGCCTTGTCGAAATCCAGGCCGAGGCTGAGAAAGCCAGTGTACGGCTACAATAA
- a CDS encoding glycoside hydrolase family 11 protein (CAZy:GH11;~COG:G;~EggNog:ENOG410PK7J;~InterPro:IPR001137,IPR013319,IPR033119,IPR033123, IPR018208,IPR013320;~PFAM:PF00457;~SECRETED:SignalP(1-19);~antiSMASH:Cluster_7.3;~go_function: GO:0004553 - hydrolase activity, hydrolyzing O-glycosyl compounds [Evidence IEA];~go_process: GO:0005975 - carbohydrate metabolic process [Evidence IEA]): MIFARILAIATAAVVPVLALPGVSSDAMLNLYKRQISASETGTNNGYYYSFWTDGGGSVSYTNGDAGSYSVTWQDSGNFVAGKGWNPGEGQSVTYDGTWEPNGNSYVSVYGWTTSPLIEYYIVEAFSTYDPSSEAEQLGSIESDGSTYSIFKTTRTNAPSIEGTATFTQFWSVRADHRTSGTVTVQNHFDAWSQSGLELGSPNYMILATEGYQSSGSASFTIS, encoded by the exons ATGATCTTTGCGCGCATTCTTGCCATTGCGACAGCAGCGGTCGTGCCCGTATTGGCTCTGCCTGGCGTCAGCAGCGATGCCATGCTCAACCTTTACAAGCGCCAGATCTCCGCCTCCGAGACTGGCACCAACAACGGCTATTACTATTCCTTCTGGACCGATGGCGGCGGCTCTGTGAGCTACACCAACGGTGACGCCGGAAGCTACAGTGTCACCTGGCAGGACAGCGGCAACTTTGTTGCTGGCAAGGGCTGGAACCCAGGAGAGGGCCA GAGCGTGACATACGACGGCACCTGGGAGCCCAACGGTAACAGCTATGTTTCCGTGTATGGCTGGACCACCTCGCCTCTGATTGAGTATTACATTGTCGAGGCATTCAGCACCTACGACCCCTCCAGCGAGGCGGAGCAACTGGGCTCGATTGAGAGTGATGGCAGCACTTACTCCATCTTCAAGACTACTAGGACCAATGCGCCCAGCATCGAGGGTACTGCAACCTTCACGCAGTTCTGGTCTGTTCGCGCCGACCACCGCACCAGCGGCACAGTTACCGTGCAGAACCATTTTGATGCTTGGTCTCAGAGTGGCTTGGAGCTTGGCTCCCCCAACTACATGATTCTTGCTACTGAGGGATATCAGTCGAGCGGCTCGGCGTCCTTCACTATCTCCTAA